Proteins encoded by one window of Xanthomonas sp. DAR 80977:
- a CDS encoding phosphoethanolamine transferase, whose amino-acid sequence MSISLPHPGAQSKTRWWSYRPLLSNEALALAASAFFALVCNGMFWRSAMSGHPGDLKLGLSLFLLLLSVHGLLLGLLLWRGVAKPLLTVLLLTTAFATHYMNSYSVYLDADMLRNVLATDHKESRELMTPALIAPLLFYAALPILALWRLRLVKRPPGKALAIRAGFLLAMLALGGIGAMLSFQDLSAMMRNHREIRYLATPINYLVALRQNLKSDSPTHKAPKLPLEHDAVATPRAPGGKPRLLVVVLGETARAQNWGLNGYVRQTTPQLAQLDVINFPDMHSCGTSTEVSVPCMFSPFGRHDYNEGNIRKHQSLLHVLEHAGIATLWRDNQSGCKGVCDGLTIQRLDDAKDPQLCKDGRCMDEILLQDLAAQVRAKPGDRVVVLHQLGSHGPSYFERYPAGFRRFTPTCDTADLGNCERELIANAYDNSLLYTDHLLARTVSTLEAMPDYDTAMIYLSDHGESLGEKGLYLHGVPYAIAPQEQTHVPMVMWFSPGFASDRGLDLSCLRARAHQYTDQDNLFPSVLGLMQVKTGVYDRSRDLFAQCARAAGESQAALNNR is encoded by the coding sequence ATGAGCATTTCGCTGCCGCATCCCGGCGCCCAATCCAAGACCCGCTGGTGGAGCTACCGCCCGCTGCTGAGCAACGAGGCCCTGGCGCTGGCCGCCAGTGCGTTCTTCGCCCTGGTCTGCAACGGCATGTTCTGGCGCAGCGCGATGAGCGGCCACCCCGGCGACCTGAAGCTGGGCCTGTCGCTGTTCCTGCTGCTGTTGTCGGTGCACGGGCTGCTGCTGGGCCTGCTGCTGTGGCGCGGCGTGGCCAAGCCGCTGCTGACCGTGCTGCTGCTCACCACCGCGTTCGCCACGCACTACATGAACAGCTACAGCGTCTACCTGGACGCGGACATGCTGCGCAACGTGCTGGCCACCGACCACAAGGAATCGCGCGAACTGATGACCCCGGCGCTGATCGCGCCGCTGCTGTTCTACGCGGCGCTGCCGATCCTGGCGCTGTGGCGGCTGCGCCTGGTCAAGCGACCGCCGGGCAAGGCGCTGGCGATCCGCGCCGGCTTCCTGCTGGCGATGCTGGCGCTGGGCGGCATCGGCGCGATGCTGTCGTTCCAGGACCTGTCGGCGATGATGCGCAACCATCGCGAGATCCGCTACCTGGCCACGCCGATCAACTACCTGGTCGCGTTGCGGCAGAACCTCAAGTCCGACAGCCCCACGCACAAGGCGCCGAAGCTGCCGCTGGAACACGACGCGGTCGCCACCCCGCGCGCGCCCGGCGGCAAGCCGCGGCTGCTGGTGGTGGTGCTGGGCGAAACCGCGCGCGCGCAGAACTGGGGCCTCAACGGCTACGTGCGCCAGACCACGCCGCAGCTGGCGCAGCTGGACGTGATCAACTTCCCCGACATGCATTCGTGCGGTACCAGCACCGAGGTCTCGGTGCCGTGCATGTTCTCGCCGTTCGGCCGCCACGACTACAACGAAGGCAACATCCGCAAGCACCAGTCGCTGCTGCACGTGCTCGAGCACGCCGGCATCGCCACGCTGTGGCGCGACAACCAGTCCGGCTGCAAGGGCGTGTGCGACGGCCTGACGATCCAGCGCCTGGACGACGCCAAGGACCCGCAGCTGTGCAAGGACGGGCGCTGCATGGACGAGATCCTGCTGCAGGACCTGGCCGCGCAGGTGCGCGCCAAGCCCGGCGACCGCGTGGTCGTGCTGCACCAGCTCGGCAGCCACGGCCCCAGCTATTTCGAGCGCTATCCGGCCGGCTTCCGCCGCTTCACCCCGACCTGCGACACCGCCGACCTGGGCAACTGCGAGCGCGAGCTGATCGCCAATGCCTACGACAACTCGCTGCTGTACACCGACCACCTGCTGGCGCGCACCGTGTCCACGCTGGAGGCGATGCCCGACTACGACACCGCGATGATCTACCTGTCCGACCACGGCGAATCGCTGGGCGAGAAGGGCCTGTACCTGCACGGCGTGCCCTATGCGATCGCGCCGCAGGAGCAGACCCATGTACCGATGGTGATGTGGTTCTCGCCCGGCTTCGCCAGCGACCGCGGCCTGGACCTGTCGTGCCTGCGCGCGCGCGCCCA